Proteins co-encoded in one Hymenobacter swuensis DY53 genomic window:
- a CDS encoding ABC1 kinase family protein, which translates to MDDTPKSLTSLPTTKVARAARFAKTGLNVGANYVKHYAKRAVGADSPTEDLHAANAAELYGTLSEMKGSVLKVAQMLAMEKNLLPTAYADQFAQAQYQTPPLSGPLVVKTFREAFGKSPFEVFDEFDIEARQAASIGQVHAARKDGRELAVKVQYPGVADSIRSDIRLVKPIALRVLGLDEATVRPYMQEVETRLLEETDYALELRRGQQIAAASAGLAHLQFAQYYPELSAARILTMDWLPGQHMKEFLATNPSQEVRNQLGQALWDFYMFQLNELRQVHADPHPGNFLLTDTDGGTVGVLDFGCVKEVPADVHRLFTALLTPETLADPAQLAALLTEGGVLRADDPAARRDFYVRTMQSSLELVGRPFRQPTFDFGDPAYMQSLYALGDDLMQEPELRQQREPRGSEHFIYLNRTYVGLYALLTELRASIRTNPAE; encoded by the coding sequence ATGGACGATACCCCCAAGTCGCTTACTTCCCTGCCCACCACCAAAGTGGCCCGGGCGGCGCGTTTCGCCAAAACCGGCCTCAACGTGGGGGCCAACTACGTGAAGCACTACGCCAAGCGGGCCGTGGGCGCCGACAGCCCCACCGAGGACCTGCACGCGGCCAACGCGGCCGAGCTGTACGGCACGCTCAGCGAAATGAAAGGCTCGGTGCTGAAAGTGGCCCAGATGCTGGCCATGGAAAAAAACCTGCTGCCCACCGCCTACGCCGACCAGTTTGCCCAGGCTCAGTACCAGACCCCACCCCTCTCGGGCCCGCTGGTGGTGAAGACGTTTCGGGAGGCATTCGGCAAGTCGCCGTTCGAGGTGTTCGACGAGTTCGACATTGAGGCCCGGCAGGCGGCCAGCATCGGGCAGGTGCACGCGGCGCGCAAGGATGGCCGGGAGTTGGCCGTGAAAGTGCAGTACCCCGGCGTGGCCGACAGCATCCGCTCCGATATCCGGCTGGTGAAGCCCATTGCGCTGCGCGTGCTGGGCCTTGATGAAGCCACCGTGCGGCCCTACATGCAGGAAGTGGAAACCCGCCTGCTCGAAGAAACCGACTACGCCCTGGAGCTGCGCCGCGGCCAGCAGATTGCCGCCGCTTCAGCCGGTCTGGCGCATTTGCAGTTCGCCCAATATTACCCCGAGTTGTCGGCCGCGCGCATTCTGACCATGGACTGGCTGCCCGGCCAGCACATGAAGGAGTTTCTGGCCACCAACCCCAGCCAGGAAGTTCGCAACCAGCTCGGCCAGGCTCTCTGGGACTTCTACATGTTCCAGCTCAACGAGCTGCGCCAGGTGCACGCCGACCCGCACCCTGGCAACTTCCTGCTCACGGATACCGACGGCGGCACCGTGGGCGTGCTGGATTTTGGCTGTGTAAAGGAAGTTCCGGCCGATGTGCACCGCCTGTTCACGGCCCTGCTCACGCCCGAAACCCTCGCCGACCCCGCCCAACTAGCGGCGCTGCTGACCGAAGGCGGCGTGCTTCGCGCCGACGACCCAGCCGCCCGCCGCGACTTCTACGTGCGCACCATGCAGTCGTCACTGGAGCTGGTGGGCCGCCCGTTCCGCCAGCCCACCTTCGATTTTGGCGACCCAGCCTACATGCAAAGCCTCTACGCCCTCGGCGACGACCTGATGCAGGAGCCCGAACTGCGCCAGCAGCGCGAGCCCCGCGGCTCCGAGCATTTCATCTACCTCAATCGCACCTACGTGGGT